A single Loxodonta africana isolate mLoxAfr1 chromosome 12, mLoxAfr1.hap2, whole genome shotgun sequence DNA region contains:
- the FIS1 gene encoding mitochondrial fission 1 protein, producing MEAVLNELVSVDDLLKFERKFQSEKAAGAVSKSTQFEYAWCLVRSKYNDDIRKGIALLEELLPKGSKEEQRDYVFYLAVGNYRLKEYEKALKYVRGLLQTEPQNTQAKELEHLIDKAMKKDGLVGMAIVGGMALGVAGLAGLIGLAVSKSKS from the exons AAGTTTGAAAGGAAATTTCAGTCTGAGAAGGCAGCAGGCGCAGTTTCCAAGAGCACGCAGTTTGAATACGCCTGGTGCCTGGTGCGAAGCAAGTACAACGATGACATCCGTAAAGGCATTGCACTGCTTGAGG AGCTACTACCCAAAGGGAGCAAAGAGGAGCAACGGGATTATGTCTTCTACCTGGCTGTGGGGAACTACCGACTCAAG GAATATGAAAAGGCCCTAAAGTATGTGCGAGGGCTGCTGCAGACAGAGCCCCAGAACACCCAGGCCAAGGAGCTGGAACATCTCATTGACAAGGCCATGAAGAAAG ATGGACTGGTGGGCATGGCTATTGTTGGAGGCATGGCCCTGGGTGTGGCAGGACTAGCCGGACTCATCGGACTTGCCGTATCCAAGTCCAAATCCTGA